The following are encoded in a window of Pseudomonas graminis genomic DNA:
- a CDS encoding HDOD domain-containing protein gives MGIDQLFADLSSLPSIPKVAQDLIKQFDSPSSDLGSIAGNIEKDPVIAAKILRLANSARFRGARESSSIEDAAMRLGFNTLRTLVLASAVTGAFKAGPSFDLKGFWLKSFQVAGICRLLAKKSGADGEIAFTCGVMHDIGELLIQTGAPAVAERINSVTKTGTTGRAAIETLQLGFGYPEVGAELARRWGLPAVIQNAIAYQARPMQAPGDATQPRIVAQALTISAALENHGGATAQAKQEVDGPLLEGVDLDAVFAELPKVLEDDKAFAELLS, from the coding sequence ATGGGTATCGATCAGTTATTTGCCGATTTGAGCAGTCTTCCCAGCATTCCCAAGGTGGCGCAGGACCTGATCAAACAGTTCGACAGCCCGTCGTCGGACTTGGGCAGTATCGCTGGCAATATCGAAAAGGACCCGGTGATCGCGGCGAAAATCCTGCGGCTGGCCAACTCCGCGCGCTTTCGCGGGGCACGGGAATCGTCGAGCATCGAGGACGCAGCCATGCGCCTGGGCTTCAATACCCTGCGCACGCTGGTGCTGGCGTCGGCGGTGACCGGCGCCTTCAAGGCAGGACCCAGTTTTGATTTGAAGGGTTTCTGGCTGAAGAGCTTTCAAGTGGCAGGGATCTGCCGTTTGCTGGCGAAAAAGTCCGGCGCCGATGGGGAAATCGCCTTCACTTGCGGGGTTATGCACGACATCGGCGAGTTGTTGATCCAGACCGGTGCGCCCGCCGTTGCCGAGCGCATCAACAGCGTGACCAAGACCGGTACGACCGGGCGTGCGGCGATTGAAACGTTGCAGTTGGGTTTTGGTTACCCGGAAGTCGGCGCCGAACTGGCACGGCGCTGGGGACTGCCGGCGGTCATCCAGAACGCCATCGCCTATCAGGCGCGGCCGATGCAGGCGCCGGGGGACGCAACCCAGCCACGGATTGTTGCTCAGGCACTGACTATTTCTGCCGCGCTGGAAAACCACGGTGGCGCCACCGCGCAGGCGAAGCAGGAAGTGGATGGCCCGTTGCTGGAGGGGGTTGATCTGGATGCGGTGTTCGCGGAGCTGCCGAAGGTGCTCGAGGATGACAAGGCGTTTGCGGAGTTGTTGAGCTAG
- a CDS encoding extracellular solute-binding protein translates to MSATPFSLPRRLPGVALLYTVLFFTSLLSGAPQVFAAPVHALTVYGEAPKYAADFQHFDYVDPDAPKGGSMSRASEEIGQFNYLTPYVDQGISVSQIDTWVYAPLAYRSLDEPYTVYGLVAEKMERDPDNLWVRFYLNPKARFDDGTPITAEDVRYTWQTLITKGSFSYRPLYADVKDAVIEAPGQIRFDFKTGTNRTLALDLASLRILPEHWWKTRDFTKGGGFEPPLGSGPYRVSRVDAGRSVSFERVKDWWGKDLPVSRGLYNFDALTVNFYGDVDVARQLVQAGNFDYNREFSSAGYVVGYTAPSLQDGRLRKTILAKRRPVAGQGFVFNLDKPMFQDRRVREALAMLWDFEWVNGQIMRNFYVREQTYFPKSEMAATELPDAQELSILEPLRGQVPDEVFNQVWRAPKTDGSGYIRDKQLKALKLLADAGWHAKNNRLVNAAGQPLEFSFLDGQGGFERLVLPYKRVLAQIGITLNFRRVDSAQYMNRLNARDYDMIVVTLPSNGNPILSPGRELYNLFGSQSARQVGSSNAMVLRNPAIDRLIDGLVASNNRNDMLHYARALDRVLLWGFYMIPNYYSQGTPVVYANRFGKPAIEPIYDVGLESWWEVSRVPLTDVQMAARPAPQSSVANTHAAPIAEGQ, encoded by the coding sequence ATGTCTGCCACCCCCTTTTCCTTGCCACGCCGCTTGCCGGGCGTGGCACTGCTGTACACGGTGCTGTTTTTTACTTCGCTGCTGTCCGGCGCTCCTCAGGTTTTCGCCGCACCGGTGCACGCGCTGACCGTTTATGGTGAAGCGCCGAAATACGCCGCTGATTTCCAGCACTTTGATTACGTCGACCCCGACGCGCCCAAAGGCGGTTCAATGAGCCGCGCGTCCGAGGAGATCGGCCAGTTCAACTACCTCACGCCCTACGTAGACCAGGGGATTTCCGTGAGCCAGATCGATACGTGGGTGTATGCGCCACTGGCCTACCGCTCACTGGACGAGCCCTACACCGTGTACGGGCTGGTCGCCGAGAAGATGGAACGCGACCCCGACAACCTCTGGGTGCGCTTCTACCTGAACCCCAAGGCGCGCTTCGATGACGGCACGCCGATCACCGCCGAAGACGTGCGCTACACCTGGCAAACCCTGATCACCAAGGGCAGCTTCAGCTATCGACCGCTCTACGCCGACGTCAAGGACGCGGTCATCGAAGCGCCGGGGCAGATCCGCTTCGATTTCAAGACCGGCACCAACCGCACCCTCGCCCTGGACCTCGCCAGCCTTCGCATCCTGCCCGAGCACTGGTGGAAGACCCGCGACTTCACCAAGGGCGGCGGCTTCGAACCGCCGTTGGGCAGCGGGCCGTACCGGGTCTCGCGGGTCGACGCCGGGCGCAGCGTCAGCTTCGAGCGGGTCAAGGACTGGTGGGGCAAAGACCTGCCGGTCAGCCGTGGGCTCTACAACTTCGACGCGCTGACGGTGAATTTCTATGGCGATGTCGACGTGGCCCGTCAGTTGGTCCAGGCCGGCAACTTTGATTACAACCGCGAGTTCTCCTCGGCCGGCTATGTCGTCGGCTACACCGCGCCGAGCCTGCAGGACGGCCGTCTGCGAAAGACCATTCTGGCCAAGCGCCGCCCGGTGGCCGGTCAGGGCTTCGTGTTCAATCTCGACAAGCCGATGTTCCAGGACCGGCGCGTGCGGGAAGCCCTGGCGATGCTCTGGGATTTCGAATGGGTCAACGGCCAGATCATGCGCAACTTCTATGTGCGCGAACAAACCTACTTCCCGAAAAGCGAAATGGCTGCCACCGAGCTGCCCGACGCCCAGGAGCTGAGCATTCTCGAGCCCTTGCGCGGGCAGGTGCCGGACGAAGTCTTCAATCAGGTCTGGCGCGCACCGAAGACTGACGGCAGCGGCTACATCCGCGACAAGCAGCTCAAGGCCCTGAAGCTGTTGGCAGATGCCGGCTGGCACGCGAAAAACAACCGGCTGGTGAACGCCGCCGGTCAGCCGCTGGAGTTTTCCTTCCTCGACGGCCAGGGCGGTTTCGAACGGCTGGTGCTGCCGTACAAGCGCGTGCTCGCGCAGATCGGCATCACCCTGAATTTTCGTCGCGTGGACTCGGCGCAGTACATGAACCGATTGAACGCGCGGGACTACGACATGATCGTGGTCACCCTGCCCAGCAACGGCAATCCGATCCTCTCCCCCGGCCGCGAGCTGTACAACCTGTTCGGCTCGCAGAGCGCCCGGCAAGTCGGCAGCTCCAACGCCATGGTGCTGCGCAACCCCGCGATCGACCGCCTGATCGACGGCCTGGTCGCGTCCAATAACCGCAACGACATGCTGCATTACGCGCGGGCGCTGGATCGGGTCCTGCTCTGGGGTTTCTACATGATTCCGAACTACTACTCCCAGGGCACACCGGTGGTCTATGCCAACCGCTTTGGCAAGCCGGCGATCGAGCCGATCTACGACGTCGGCCTGGAAAGCTGGTGGGAAGTCAGCCGGGTGCCGCTGACCGACGTGCAAATGGCCGCGCGTCCGGCGCCGCAGAGCAGCGTCGCGAATACCCATGCTGCACCGATAGCGGAGGGCCAGTGA
- a CDS encoding DUF2817 domain-containing protein: MSHLFPDRPGYRQLRERFIAAATTAGARLSEYAHPLAGPFGETLATDVAWLGDPQARRVLVALSGTHGVEGYYGSDCQSRWLEDFDPRALPEGVAILMIHLINPWGTAWMRRVNEDNLDQNRNYLDFSRPLPDNRAYGDVHRIYACEELRGPKRDQADAQFQAAIDALGWAGLMSVVEAGQYAFPDGLFFGGSEPSWSNRTLRSIVGEYLQDAEVVACFDLHTGAGDYGHPMLMSIVESAYPALEDARALFGPWLFTLITGANRISATGVAATSTGYTSQMLPDALPGVHLMPFVIECGTYPGAAVHGHLRDDHWLHLHGDPLDETGRRIKQGLLEQFYPADPDWQEVAWVRTRQVWNRALAALPGIRATR; encoded by the coding sequence ATGAGCCACCTGTTTCCTGATCGTCCGGGCTATCGCCAGCTTCGCGAGCGCTTCATTGCGGCAGCGACCACTGCGGGTGCGCGGTTGAGCGAATACGCCCATCCGCTGGCCGGGCCTTTTGGCGAGACGCTGGCCACGGACGTCGCCTGGCTCGGCGATCCGCAGGCGCGGCGGGTGTTGGTGGCGTTGAGCGGCACCCACGGCGTCGAGGGCTATTACGGTTCCGATTGCCAGAGCCGCTGGCTGGAAGATTTTGATCCACGCGCATTGCCCGAGGGCGTGGCGATCCTGATGATTCACCTGATCAACCCCTGGGGAACGGCGTGGATGCGCCGGGTCAACGAGGACAACCTCGATCAGAACCGCAACTACCTGGACTTCAGCCGACCATTGCCGGACAACCGTGCCTATGGCGACGTCCACCGCATTTATGCCTGCGAGGAGCTGCGCGGGCCAAAGCGCGACCAGGCGGATGCGCAGTTTCAGGCCGCGATCGATGCGCTGGGCTGGGCAGGGTTGATGTCCGTAGTGGAAGCGGGGCAGTACGCATTCCCCGATGGGTTGTTTTTCGGCGGCAGCGAGCCGAGCTGGTCCAATCGCACGCTGCGCAGCATCGTCGGGGAGTACTTGCAGGATGCCGAGGTGGTGGCCTGCTTTGACCTGCACACCGGCGCGGGGGATTACGGTCATCCGATGCTGATGAGCATCGTCGAGTCAGCCTACCCCGCGCTGGAGGACGCCAGGGCGTTGTTCGGGCCCTGGTTGTTCACGCTGATCACCGGCGCCAATCGGATCAGCGCAACCGGTGTCGCGGCGACCTCCACCGGATACACCTCGCAGATGCTCCCCGACGCGCTGCCGGGCGTGCACTTAATGCCGTTTGTCATCGAGTGCGGCACGTACCCGGGGGCGGCGGTGCATGGGCATTTGCGTGATGATCACTGGCTGCACCTGCACGGCGATCCGCTGGACGAGACAGGGCGGCGGATCAAGCAAGGGCTGCTGGAGCAGTTCTATCCGGCGGACCCGGACTGGCAGGAGGTGGCGTGGGTCAGGACGCGGCAGGTGTGGAACAGGGCGTTGGCGGCGTTGCCGGGTATTCGCGCTACCCGATGA
- a CDS encoding energy transducer TonB: protein MNDAVKAKAIPDPAPDALSMAWPRIPFKENTSRPGELSRTHVLILIAASVLIHGAIWWYMQTAKADVPEVAPQVPEMTVELTSPTPPTPEPPPPPPPPEPPPPPPPPPEPEQPVEDPDAVKPPPKPVEKPVEKPVEKPKVEKPKPVKKPEPVKKPTPPAPAAPATPSPPAPATPSPSPAPPAPAAAPAAPVKESAAISGLASLGNPPPEYPGAALRKGMEGRVILRIKVLPNGRAGTVEVTKSSGKQVLDDAAVETVRNWKFVPAKRGDTPIEGFATQTIDFKLPE from the coding sequence ATGAATGACGCGGTAAAAGCGAAAGCCATACCTGACCCGGCGCCGGACGCACTGTCCATGGCCTGGCCGCGTATTCCTTTCAAGGAAAACACATCGCGTCCGGGTGAACTAAGCCGGACGCACGTGTTGATATTGATTGCCGCCTCGGTCCTTATTCACGGCGCTATCTGGTGGTATATGCAGACTGCAAAAGCCGACGTCCCGGAAGTTGCGCCGCAAGTGCCCGAGATGACCGTGGAATTGACCAGCCCGACACCGCCGACCCCGGAGCCGCCGCCACCGCCGCCTCCACCTGAACCGCCGCCACCGCCCCCGCCGCCCCCTGAACCGGAGCAACCGGTCGAGGACCCCGACGCGGTCAAGCCGCCGCCGAAACCGGTGGAGAAGCCTGTCGAGAAGCCGGTGGAAAAACCCAAGGTCGAGAAGCCCAAGCCGGTGAAGAAACCCGAACCGGTGAAAAAGCCGACACCGCCTGCGCCTGCTGCACCGGCTACGCCGAGCCCGCCTGCGCCCGCCACACCGTCGCCATCCCCCGCACCGCCAGCGCCTGCTGCGGCCCCGGCGGCACCGGTCAAGGAATCGGCGGCGATTTCCGGGCTCGCCAGCCTGGGCAACCCGCCACCGGAATACCCCGGCGCGGCGCTGCGCAAAGGCATGGAAGGCCGCGTGATCCTGCGCATCAAGGTGCTGCCCAACGGCCGTGCCGGCACGGTCGAGGTGACCAAATCCAGCGGCAAACAGGTGCTGGACGATGCGGCGGTAGAGACGGTGCGCAACTGGAAGTTTGTTCCGGCCAAGCGCGGTGACACCCCGATCGAAGGCTTCGCAACGCAAACCATCGACTTCAAGCTGCCCGAATGA
- a CDS encoding ExbD/TolR family protein has protein sequence MSFSTQDSDEVLSEMNVTPLVDVMLVLLVVFIVTAPLMTNAIKVNLPKTDAVAAADKKDPVVVSVDQDGKFYLAKSEVAPESLEISLKDVKAKDPEVRVQLQADTNVNYGQVAKAMASIERSGITKISVMTSK, from the coding sequence ATGTCGTTCTCCACCCAAGACAGCGATGAAGTGCTCAGCGAAATGAACGTCACGCCGCTGGTGGACGTGATGCTCGTGCTGCTGGTGGTGTTCATCGTCACCGCGCCACTGATGACCAACGCGATCAAGGTCAACCTGCCGAAAACCGACGCCGTCGCCGCCGCTGACAAAAAAGACCCGGTGGTGGTCAGCGTCGACCAGGACGGCAAGTTCTACCTGGCCAAATCCGAAGTCGCGCCGGAATCCCTGGAGATCAGCCTCAAGGACGTCAAGGCCAAGGACCCGGAGGTGCGCGTGCAATTGCAGGCCGACACCAACGTCAACTACGGCCAGGTCGCCAAGGCGATGGCGTCGATCGAGCGCTCGGGCATCACCAAAATTTCAGTGATGACCTCGAAATGA
- a CDS encoding MotA/TolQ/ExbB proton channel family protein — MNESISSMIVPGVLWALVVFSVLSWGLLLIKSAQYLRLKTQNKQFAKAFWAAPDLLTAAEHSSQYPGSLARIANSGFEAMAVDETPRNTQQLAHTINRSDRLERNLRQQIQKERRALEAGQAILASIGSTAPFIGLFGTVWGIMEALQSIGASGSASLETVAGPIGHALIATGVGIAVAVPAVLIYNFFLRRLKLAVADMDDFAHDFDALAQRSAFSINRQAIASKHSQAVREAS, encoded by the coding sequence ATGAACGAATCGATCTCTTCGATGATTGTCCCCGGCGTACTCTGGGCGCTGGTGGTGTTTTCGGTGCTGAGCTGGGGGCTGCTGCTGATCAAATCCGCACAGTACTTGCGCTTAAAGACCCAGAACAAACAGTTCGCCAAAGCGTTCTGGGCAGCGCCGGATCTGCTCACCGCCGCCGAGCATTCCAGCCAGTACCCGGGATCACTGGCGCGGATCGCCAACAGCGGATTCGAAGCCATGGCGGTCGACGAAACACCGCGCAACACCCAGCAGCTCGCCCACACCATCAACCGCTCCGACCGCCTGGAACGCAACCTGCGCCAGCAGATCCAGAAAGAACGCCGCGCACTTGAAGCCGGTCAGGCCATCCTCGCCAGTATCGGCAGCACGGCGCCGTTCATCGGCCTGTTCGGGACGGTCTGGGGGATCATGGAAGCACTGCAAAGCATCGGCGCCAGCGGTTCGGCGAGCCTGGAAACCGTGGCCGGCCCCATCGGTCACGCCCTGATTGCCACCGGGGTCGGCATCGCCGTCGCGGTCCCGGCAGTGCTGATCTACAACTTCTTCCTACGCCGCCTCAAGCTCGCCGTCGCCGACATGGATGATTTCGCCCACGATTTCGACGCCCTCGCCCAGCGCAGCGCCTTTAGCATCAACCGTCAGGCCATCGCCAGCAAACACAGCCAGGCTGTGCGGGAGGCGAGCTGA
- a CDS encoding NAD-dependent protein deacetylase — protein sequence MPDVPDTHVDTLLHWMQDRSFVVLTGAGISTSSGIPDYRDSEGVRRGRQPMMFQEFLNAPEARRRYWARAMLGWPRVRAAQPNPAHEAIARLQQRDLISGVITQNVDSLHDQAGSHDVVELHGSLHWVLCLDCRQRTERDIVQLTLVEQNPYLAGVDAVQAPDGDTLLDRAFEERFQVPHCPHCGGERLKPDVVFFGENVAPPTAAKAMQRVEDAQGLLVVGSSLMAFSAFRLCRTIKDQGKPLIAINLGKTRADDLLDLKIEASCEVLLPALAQRLLRA from the coding sequence ATGCCTGATGTACCCGATACCCATGTCGACACCCTGCTGCACTGGATGCAAGACCGCTCCTTCGTCGTGCTGACCGGCGCCGGGATCAGCACGTCTTCCGGGATTCCGGATTACCGCGACAGCGAGGGCGTGCGTCGGGGTCGGCAGCCCATGATGTTTCAGGAATTCCTCAATGCGCCCGAGGCCAGGCGTCGTTACTGGGCCCGGGCGATGCTCGGCTGGCCCCGGGTTCGCGCCGCGCAACCCAACCCCGCCCACGAGGCGATTGCCCGCTTGCAGCAGCGCGATCTCATCAGCGGCGTCATCACCCAGAACGTCGACTCCTTGCACGATCAGGCCGGCAGTCATGACGTGGTGGAATTGCACGGCAGCCTGCATTGGGTGCTGTGCCTGGACTGCCGCCAGCGCACCGAGCGGGACATCGTTCAGCTGACCCTCGTCGAGCAAAACCCTTACCTGGCCGGCGTCGATGCGGTGCAGGCGCCTGATGGCGACACTTTGCTCGACCGCGCCTTCGAAGAACGCTTCCAGGTGCCCCACTGCCCCCACTGTGGCGGTGAGCGCCTGAAACCTGACGTGGTGTTTTTCGGTGAGAACGTGGCGCCACCCACTGCAGCCAAGGCCATGCAGCGCGTGGAAGACGCTCAGGGCCTGTTGGTGGTGGGGTCGTCGCTGATGGCGTTTTCGGCGTTTCGCCTGTGCCGCACGATCAAAGATCAGGGCAAACCGCTGATCGCCATCAATCTGGGGAAAACACGGGCCGATGATCTGCTGGATCTCAAGATCGAAGCATCGTGCGAGGTGCTACTGCCAGCCTTGGCGCAGCGGCTGTTGAGAGCCTGA
- a CDS encoding branched-chain amino acid aminotransferase yields the protein MGNESINWDKLGFDYIKTDKRYLAHWRDGAWDQGTLTEDNVLHISEGSTALHYGQQCFEGLKAYRAKDGSINLFRPYQNAARMQRSCSRLLMPHVPTEQFIEACKQVVRANERFIPPYGTGGALYLRPFVIGVGDNIGVRAAPEFIFSVFCIPVGPYFKGGMKPHNFVISSYDRAAPQGTGAAKVGGNYAASMMPGAEAKKANFADAIYLDPLTHTKIEEVGSANFFGITHDDQFITPKSPSVLPGITRLSLIELAQSRLGLKVTEGEVFIDKLDLFKEAGACGTAAVITPIGGISYKDKLHVFHSETDVGPVTQRLYKELTGIQSGDIEGPAGWIVKV from the coding sequence ATGGGTAACGAAAGCATTAACTGGGACAAGCTCGGCTTCGACTACATCAAGACCGACAAACGCTACCTGGCTCACTGGCGCGATGGCGCGTGGGACCAAGGCACCCTGACCGAAGACAACGTGCTACACATCAGCGAAGGCTCCACCGCGCTGCATTACGGCCAGCAATGCTTTGAAGGCCTCAAGGCCTATCGCGCCAAAGACGGCTCGATCAACCTGTTCCGCCCCTACCAGAACGCCGCGCGCATGCAGCGCAGTTGCAGCCGCCTGCTGATGCCCCATGTGCCCACCGAGCAGTTCATCGAAGCGTGCAAGCAAGTGGTCCGCGCCAACGAGCGTTTCATCCCGCCTTATGGCACCGGCGGCGCGTTGTACCTGCGCCCGTTCGTGATCGGTGTCGGCGACAACATCGGCGTGCGCGCTGCGCCCGAGTTCATTTTCTCGGTGTTCTGCATCCCGGTGGGCCCGTACTTCAAGGGCGGCATGAAACCGCACAACTTCGTCATCTCCAGCTATGACCGCGCTGCGCCACAAGGCACCGGCGCTGCCAAAGTCGGCGGCAACTATGCGGCGAGCATGATGCCGGGCGCCGAGGCCAAGAAAGCCAACTTCGCTGACGCCATTTACCTTGATCCGTTGACCCACACGAAGATCGAAGAAGTCGGCTCGGCCAACTTTTTCGGCATCACCCACGACGACCAGTTCATCACGCCGAAATCGCCCTCCGTGCTGCCGGGCATCACCCGCCTGTCGCTGATTGAACTGGCGCAAAGCCGTCTGGGCCTGAAGGTCACCGAAGGCGAGGTGTTCATCGACAAGCTCGACCTGTTCAAGGAAGCGGGCGCGTGCGGCACCGCGGCGGTGATCACCCCGATCGGCGGCATCAGCTACAAAGACAAACTGCACGTGTTCCACAGCGAAACCGACGTCGGTCCCGTGACCCAGCGCCTGTACAAAGAGCTGACCGGCATTCAGTCCGGCGACATCGAAGGCCCGGCGGGCTGGATCGTCAAGGTCTGA
- a CDS encoding TonB-dependent receptor produces the protein MLMSFPGFTLKPLVVAVQRHPRALICALAVGMSPAYGADSTDSAAEAATGSEAAVPAAAVAAAPATTQLKRVEVTGSAVRRADAETAVPVTILRADELKKQGVTTTEQMVQRITGSQSMMNSAGSVGASTGGASYADMRGIGANKTLILLNGRRLANNALSGVGTPNGSAIDLNMIPFAAIDRIEVLRDGASALYGTDAIGGVINFITKKSLTDGTLSLGGDTPTASGGGASKDVSASWGFGDLDEDRFNVMGVFNYNKQQNLDANDRSFDKDYVPGRGLNQTSGTAYPGNYYQGNNSSNPLAPNCAGPGLVSVNGLCRFSTRDYIDLVPQTEKTSFFGRATGKLAEDHNVSLEYFFARNNNATSIGPAPLTGLSIDPSSPYYPGNGITPGPNNFALDPTQPVDTAWRETAAGPRGSKDQNTNQRLLLTFDGTVGGWDYNLGANYNQSKVVSSVTSGYVSDSALKAGLASGLLNPFGPQSAAGQQFIDDAAYHGEYSTAVGRVYGVDGRISREIGNWFGAGESGLALGGEYRKEKLHQNYEDFVDDINSLGLDSAGSVSGDRTVKAEYAELNVPVIDSLELTAAVRHDKYSDFGSTTNPKYSFRFQPFKELVMRGAYSEGFRAPSLYELYAPQSLAYSQGYYDDPTLCAGGTVQPGGQAGRDCNQQFLNRSGGNASLSPEKARNVTLGFVYQPMNNLSMGLDFWWIHISNQIQSFPESTVFDQSDLYGDRIIRNADGSIANIVTGNSNLGIVKTNGVDVTLDYRFPNTPYGQFGLGLTGTYVNRYDFQNIIDGPYTDKVGDFQGDGVIARWKHVLIGSWTLGDSRASLTNRFTSGYNDYDRSTNGTVPSYSLWDLSVGHTFEKVLDVDAGVRNLFDRDPPFTNQAYNFQSGYDPRYADPLGRTLFARATYHF, from the coding sequence ATGCTGATGAGCTTTCCCGGTTTTACCCTCAAGCCCCTTGTTGTTGCCGTACAACGCCACCCTCGTGCGCTGATTTGCGCACTGGCGGTCGGCATGAGCCCGGCCTATGGCGCCGACAGCACGGACAGCGCAGCCGAGGCCGCGACCGGCAGTGAAGCCGCTGTGCCCGCTGCAGCGGTGGCTGCCGCGCCGGCGACCACCCAGCTCAAACGGGTGGAAGTGACTGGTTCGGCGGTGCGCCGGGCCGATGCGGAAACCGCCGTGCCGGTGACCATCCTGCGCGCCGACGAGCTGAAGAAACAGGGCGTGACCACCACCGAACAGATGGTCCAGCGCATCACCGGCAGTCAGTCGATGATGAACAGCGCAGGCTCGGTCGGCGCCTCCACCGGCGGCGCGTCCTATGCCGACATGCGCGGCATCGGCGCCAACAAAACCCTGATCCTGCTCAACGGCCGCCGTCTGGCCAACAACGCCTTGTCCGGCGTCGGCACGCCCAACGGCAGCGCCATCGACCTGAACATGATTCCGTTCGCCGCCATCGACCGCATCGAAGTGCTGCGCGACGGTGCCTCGGCGCTGTACGGCACCGACGCCATCGGCGGGGTGATCAACTTCATCACCAAGAAGTCGCTGACCGACGGCACCCTGAGCCTCGGCGGCGACACCCCGACCGCCAGCGGCGGCGGCGCCAGCAAGGATGTCAGCGCCAGCTGGGGTTTCGGTGACCTGGACGAAGACCGTTTCAACGTCATGGGCGTGTTCAACTACAACAAGCAGCAGAACCTCGACGCCAACGACCGCTCTTTCGATAAGGATTACGTCCCGGGCCGTGGCCTCAATCAGACCTCCGGCACGGCGTACCCTGGCAACTACTATCAGGGCAACAACAGCAGCAACCCCCTCGCGCCGAACTGCGCCGGACCGGGCCTGGTGAGCGTGAACGGGCTGTGCCGGTTCAGCACCCGCGATTACATCGACCTGGTGCCGCAGACCGAGAAGACCTCGTTCTTCGGTCGCGCCACCGGCAAGCTGGCCGAAGACCACAACGTCAGCCTCGAATACTTCTTTGCGCGCAACAACAACGCCACCAGCATCGGCCCGGCGCCGTTGACCGGCCTGAGCATCGACCCGTCGTCGCCCTACTACCCGGGCAACGGCATCACACCCGGCCCGAACAATTTTGCCCTCGACCCGACCCAGCCGGTGGATACCGCCTGGCGTGAAACGGCCGCCGGCCCCCGTGGCAGCAAGGACCAGAACACCAACCAGCGCCTGCTGCTGACCTTCGACGGCACCGTCGGCGGCTGGGATTACAACCTCGGCGCCAACTACAACCAGAGCAAGGTCGTGTCCAGCGTGACCTCGGGCTATGTCAGTGACTCCGCCCTCAAGGCGGGCCTGGCCAGCGGTCTGCTCAACCCGTTCGGCCCGCAATCGGCGGCGGGTCAGCAGTTCATCGACGACGCCGCGTACCACGGCGAATACTCCACCGCCGTTGGCCGTGTCTACGGGGTGGATGGACGTATTAGCCGCGAGATCGGCAACTGGTTCGGTGCCGGCGAATCCGGCCTGGCCCTGGGCGGCGAATACCGCAAGGAAAAGCTGCACCAGAACTACGAAGACTTCGTCGACGACATCAACAGCCTGGGCCTCGATTCGGCAGGCTCGGTGTCCGGCGATCGCACCGTCAAGGCCGAATACGCCGAGCTCAACGTCCCCGTCATCGACAGCCTGGAACTGACGGCCGCCGTGCGGCACGACAAATACAGCGACTTCGGCAGCACCACCAATCCGAAATACTCGTTCCGCTTCCAGCCGTTCAAAGAGCTGGTCATGCGCGGTGCGTACAGCGAAGGCTTCCGCGCGCCGTCGCTGTATGAGCTGTATGCCCCGCAAAGCCTGGCCTACAGCCAGGGTTACTACGATGACCCGACGCTTTGCGCGGGCGGTACCGTACAACCGGGCGGTCAGGCCGGGCGGGACTGTAATCAGCAGTTCCTCAACCGCAGCGGCGGCAACGCGAGCCTGTCCCCGGAGAAAGCCCGCAACGTGACCCTGGGCTTCGTTTATCAACCGATGAACAACCTCTCCATGGGCCTGGATTTCTGGTGGATTCACATCTCCAACCAGATCCAGTCGTTTCCTGAATCCACTGTGTTCGACCAGTCGGATCTGTATGGCGACCGCATTATCCGCAACGCCGACGGCTCCATCGCCAACATCGTGACGGGCAACTCCAACCTGGGCATCGTCAAGACCAACGGTGTCGACGTGACCCTGGACTACCGCTTCCCGAACACGCCGTATGGCCAGTTCGGTCTGGGGCTGACCGGTACGTACGTCAATCGCTACGACTTCCAGAACATCATCGACGGTCCGTACACCGACAAGGTCGGCGACTTCCAGGGTGATGGCGTGATCGCGCGCTGGAAACACGTGCTGATCGGCAGCTGGACCCTCGGCGACAGCCGTGCCTCCCTGACCAACCGCTTCACCAGCGGCTACAACGACTACGACCGCAGCACCAACGGCACCGTACCGTCGTACTCGCTGTGGGACCTGTCGGTGGGCCACACCTTCGAGAAGGTGCTGGACGTCGATGCCGGCGTACGCAACCTGTTCGACCGCGACCCGCCGTTCACCAACCAGGCCTACAACTTCCAGTCCGGCTATGACCCTCGTTACGCCGATCCACTGGGCCGCACGCTGTTTGCGCGGGCGACGTATCACTTCTAA